TTACATATCCTGggatcccaataattacaggtaaaaacctgaacttgtatgtatgtatgttattattcagtttatttcaagatttcttgccaattgagatagaaccagtttctaaccgagatccaaggtttcttcattggaatttcaacatcaacaacagggtatttttgtttttatgtatgaatgtatgtatgtatgaacagatttgtatgttttatgtatgtcttttcatgcatatagttacatatatagacacgtatgtatgtatgtatgtatgtatgtatgtatgtatgtatgtatgtatgcatgtatgtatgtatgtatgtatgtatgtgtgtataaaactaaTACTCTTATACATTCTGTTTACTAGGGAGCAACAAACTCCACGGTCGGTCATCAGTTCAGCAGCTGACGCTATGAACAGGAGGGATTTCGACTACTACAGTACCACATCTTTTTACGGTTACCCAGATGGGAAACGAGGTTTCTTTGAATGCAGACCAGCTGGCAACCGATGTAGTTTCCTGCAAAGATGCTGTGGCGCTTTAAGATGCGATCGTGAGAAATTCTTCCACTTTTTCGGTCGCTGTTATTAAATTATTCAAAACTTTGTCAAAATAACACTACGACAAAAGATGGAATCATGAAGAAAGAGCGACACACTGAACAAACAAGTGCCTAAATATTAAGGAACAGtgagcaacaacatcatcatcatcatctttaacgcGATATAATACAGCTGCCCGTTCCTTCCACATCCATTTAATAGATAAATCGATGACTTGTGCCTAATTCGAGATTAGGATTtcgcataataaaaaaaaaacaattgtaatgatcaatattaaataaatgataatgaataaaaCTGATAACAATCgctgtatatgagagagagagagggagagagagagatcgtgaGGAACTGTGAGATGGGGCACAGGTCACCAAGGGAGAGAAAGTAAGCTTAGCACTTAAgaattttgcgtgtgtgtgtgtgtttgatagcgTCAGACGTCATCCAATGATCATTGGGTGTCTAGACCTTGAACCGTAACACCCTGTTGTTGGTGGGTCGGCAGTGGTGGTAGAAGCAACATTAGTAGAAGCAACATTAGTAGAAGCAACATTGTGACTCAAAGGTCGATAGTTTCGTGTGTTATATACACTCTATGTACACGACAATTAAAAGACGATTTAGTTAAACGATTTGGGCGAAGATGGAAAAGAAGGGTACAAGAAAGAAAGCATAAGCGCTTTGTGATGTGAGGTGTACAACAACATCGGATAGTCTGGTTGATATAGCGTgactgataaaattatatataacacacaaatatatatatatatatatatatatatatatatatatatatatacatacatacatatatatgtatatatatagactatatatacatgcgtgtgtatgtatatctatacatttatatatatatatatattgaaactctattctctccagTGACCTCAACATTAGgttcaaaattcatccaaggctaggaccacgggccatacgttcTCTACCCAATTCAgtatcacaacacataaatacactgcaacacaatttcttttcctcaaaaggctctgccctatttaacattattccgaaacagatcaaagaggaaaaaggatcccatcacctttaaacaaatctggacaaatttctccgaggaataccagataagccacctatacctgaatacaactcactcaacaagaactccctactcgaatTGACCATCATACCACAAAACTTTACTTAAAAAAGATTTAAcaaatcctatcaggtggtgccattaagttagacatggcctgaccaaactttggtcgaaacatatctcagttatctaagttatatatatatatttgtgcgcgtgtgtgtgtgtgtgtgtgtgtgtgtgtgtgtgtgtgtgtgtgtttgtgtgtgtgtttgtgtgtgtgtgtgtaacgctaCTCACTACTGGTTTTTTTACTCATTTGTAtaatattctttgaatatttttttgtgtgacatctatttctgtttctctttctttgcctctcttttgcctccctctcactctctttctctctctttcccactctgaTACTTTACTTCTTCCTTCGTTTTGATTTTCTATCTATCCTTCTCTTGTCTCCAGTCCTACAGGGCATTTCCCTTTGCGTAACCCCATGTCAGCCTGTCTTGCGGccgcatgttttttttgttttttgtatatgtatgttttattttgtcatttttgttttcgtCATTCTCCTGCACATTCGTTAGCTATTCCCACTGGCTTTCTGCCACTGGTGCCACCAAGAGCGAACAGTATCAACCTTAAAGGcgtgaaattgtaatgatttcCTGGAGGGGGGGGGGCGTTGACTGATGAGAAATAAGGTACGAATTTCTGTTTGTTATGCTTTTCTatttccgtttgttgtgtttcgttaaatttttgaaatatatatatatatatatatataNNNNNNNNNNNNNNNNNNNNNNNNNNNNNNNNNNNNNNNNNNNNNNNNNNNNNNNNNNNNNNNNNNNNNNNNNNNNNNNNNNNNNNNNNNNNNNNNNNNNNNNNNNNNNNNNNNNNNNNNNNNNNNNNNNNNNNNNNNNNNNNNNNNNNNNNNNNNNNNNNNNNNNNNNNNNNNNNNNNNNNNNNNNNNNNNNNNNNNNNNNNNNNNNNNNNNNNNNNNNNNNNNNNNNNNNNNNNNNNNNNNNNNNNNNNNNNNNNNNNNNNNNNNNNNNNNNNNNNNNNNNNNNNNNNNNNNNNNNNNNNNNNNNNNNNNNNNNNNNNNNNNNNNNNNNNNNNNNNNNNNNNNNNNNNNNNNNNNNNNNNNNNNNNNNNNNNNNNNNNNNNNNNNNNNNNNNNNNNNNNNNNNNNNNNNNNNNNNNNNNNNNNNNNNNNNNNNNNNNNNNNNNNNNNNNNNNNNNNNNNNNNNNNNNNNNNNNNNNNNNNNNNNNNNNNNNNNNNNNNNNNNNNNNNNNNNNNNNNNNNNNNNNNNNNNNNNNNNNNNNNNNNNNNNNNNNNNNNNNNNNNNNNNNNNNNNNNNNNNNNNNNNNNNNNNNNNNNNNNNNNNNNNNNNNNNNNNNNNNNNNNNNNNNNNNNNNNNNNNNNNNNNNNNNNNNNNNNNNNNNNNNNNNNNNNNNNNNNNNNNNNNNNNNNNNNNNNNNNNNNNNNNNNNNNNNNNNNNNNNNNNNNNNNNNNNNNNNNNNNNNNNNNNNNNNNNNNNNNNNNNNNNNNNNNNNNNNNNNNNNNNNNNNNNNNNNNNNNNNNNNNNNNNNNNNNNNNNNNNNNNNNNNNNNNNNNNNNNNNNNNNNNNNNNNNNNNNNNNNNNNNNNNNNNNNNNNNNNNNNNNNNNNNNNNNNNNNNNNNNNNNNNNNNNNNNNNNNNNNNNNNNNNNNNNNNNNNNNNNNNNNNNNNNNNNNNNNNNNNNNNNNNNNNNNNNNNNNNNNNNNNNNNNNNNNNNNNNNNNNNNNNNNNNNNNNNNNNNNNNNNNNNNNNNNNNNNNNNNNNNNNNNNNNNNNNNNNNNNNNNNNNNNNNNNNNNNNNNNNNNNNNNNNNNNNNNNNNNNNNNNNNNNNNNNNNNNNNNNNNNNNNNNNNNNNNNNNNNNNNNNNNNNNNNNNNNNNNNNNNNNNNNNNNNNNNNNNNNNNNNNNNNNNNNNNNNNNNNNNNNNNNNNNNNNNNNNNNNNNNNNNNNNNNNNNNNNNNNNNNNNNNNNNNNNNNNNNNNNNNNNNNNNNNNNNNNNNNNNNNNNNNNNNNNNNNNNNNNNNNNNNNNNNNNNNNNNNNNNNNNNNNNNNNNNNNNNNNNNNNNNNNNNNNNNNNNNNNNNNNNNNNNNNNNNNNNNNNNNNNNNNNNNNNNNNNNNNNNNNNNNNNNNNNNNNNNNNNNNNNNNNNNNNNNNNNNNNNNNNNNNNNNNNNNNNNNNNNNNNNNNNNNNNNNNNNNNNNNNNNNNNNNNNNNNNNNNNNNNNNNNNNNNNNNNNNNNNNNNNNNNNNNNNNNNNNNNNNNNNNNNNNNNNNNNNNNNNNNNNNNNNNNNNNNNNNNNNNNNNNNNNNNNNNNNNNNNNNNNNNNNNNNNNNNNNNNNNNNNNNNNNNNNNNNNNNNNNNNNNNNNNNNNNNNNNNNNNNNNNNNNNNNNNNNNNNNNNNNNNNNNNNNNNNNNNNNNNNNNNNNNNNNNNNNNNNNNNNNNNNNNNNNNNNNNNNNNNNNNNNNNNNNNNNNNNNNNNNNNNNNNNNNNNNNNNNNNNNNNNNNNNNNNNNNNNNNNNNNNNNNNNNNNNNNNNNNNNNNNNNNNNNNNNNNNNNNNNNNNNNNNNNNNNNNNNNNNNNNNNNNNNNNNNNNNNNNNNNNNNNNNNNNNNNNNNNNNNNNNNNNNNNNNNNNNNNNNNNNNNNNNNNNNNNNNNNNNNNNNNNNNNNNNNNNNNNNNNNNNNNNNNNNNNNNNNNNNNNNNNNNNNNNNNNNNNNNNNNNNNNNNNNNNNNNNNNNNNNNNNNNNNNNNNNNNNNNNNNNNNNNNNNNNNNNNNNNNNNNNNNNNNNNNNNNNNNNNNNNNNNNNNNNNNNNNNNNNNNNNNNNNNNNNNNNNNNNNNNNNNNNNNNNNNNNNNNNNNNNNNNNNNNNNNNNNNNNNNNNNNNNNNNNNNNNNNNNNNNNNNNNNNNNNNNNNNNNNNNNNNNNNNNNNNNNNNNNNNNNNNNNNNNNNNNNNNNNNNNNNNNNNNNNNNNNNNNNNNNNNNNNNNNNNNNNNNNNNNNNNNNNNNNNNNNNNNNNNNNNNNNNNNNNNNNNNNNNNNNNNNNNNNNNNNNNNNNtatatatatatatatatatatatatatatatatatatatatatgcatttatacatacatatatgttcgtacatatatatgcatatatgggtacaggacgtcagaaaacgtaaacaacatgaaatacgaagacaaaaatgtatgcgaacaacgagagaaacaaatggaaagcaagacaagtaacataaagaacgatccttcatcagttgtcggttgtttATCTACAACtgattctttatgttacttgtattgttttccatttatttctctcgttgttcgcatacctgtttgtcttcgtatttcatgttgtttacgttttgtgacatcctgtacccatatatgcatatatatatatgcatacttatgcatgtatgtacatatatgtatgtatatattatattattatatgattgaacgccacacatctatttccaagtaagtttatatatatatatatataaatatatatatatatatgcatacttatgcatgtatgtacatatatgtatgtatatattatattattatatgattgaacgccacacatctatttccaagtaagtttatatatatatatatataaactatgtatatctatatacatacacatatatatatatatacatatacatacctatatacatatacatacatatatacatacacacacatatatatatgcattatatgcagatcaataaataaagatcATTCCAGAATTGTAATCCAATGAGAAGAGACAACTGCCATAGATAAAGAAGACTTTGCGATTCGATCCATTGCGGCTACATTCCATATTCCGATTCTGACCTTGAGCAATTGATTGACGTAATCCACAATTATTCCTTCACCAACGTTCTATAATCAATATAGTACACTGTTATTGATTTTTTAGTCTATTTACTTGCTGAATGGATGTTTTAACCTAAAAATCATTGATTCATAGAGCGAACATTGTTACCGGGCAGTGATGGTACATACACAGGGAGAGACATATGAACAGACACGTACACCAACATAGTCctgcacgcacgtacatacacacatacacacgacacacaccatacacaaatacatacacacacacacacacgcacacacacgcacacacacacagggtgcgatgggtaaatggctgccattttatatttcttatttcacgcatgcgcattgtttgtttttgagtttgtcaactgcacagtatagtaggcaccgtctatgagaaaaacagcaccatgacgcaattcactctgccagaaatttggaaacgacatgctgtattgtttggcattcgcgccggaaactccagtacgaacatttcagagtgtttgggtgtcaatatgagagcagtgcaatctgaggacatgtaccgagagtgataaaaatcaaacatccagtcagcatcatgtTGTCTGAGGTGATTACTAGTAATGGCTACGTTATTCCTCCATTCACCTTCTCACACAGTCTCAGACTCAATggggagacctacatcaagttcCTGGAAGatgtagtgctgtcctgggtgaagagggtggctgctggaagaccctatgtctggtaacaggactctacaccatgccacacaagcaggagaacccagtcatggctgtcagacaatttctgtgaccacatcatccctaacatctggccacctaactccccaaattgcaacccccttgattatcatgagtagggcgcagttgagcgagagaccaacaaaactctttgtaacacctaAGATGAAccgaaggcaaagattatggcagtattcaccagcttaaacaacgagaccgtccagaagagttacaggagattccgaagtcgtctggttgaagccaatggtgattttattgaataaatttactctttagcatttcaagatatttttatgtaattttagtaaatacatctgttaaaaggatatgtcagtgttattttcatttttgcgtaatttagacaacaatatattcaccgcaccctgtatatatataattttatattatattatatctatatgtaacacacacatatatatatatatatatatatatatatatattaaagtaggcagacagacggacgtTACTGGTTTATTGATTCATAGACCTGTTAATTGATTCATCGAGTATCAAACAGTCAGGTTGTCATTAATCTAAATATaagcgtatatagatatgtgagtgtatgtgtgtgaatgtatatatgattttacaaatggaataaaatgaaCTCAATACATGAAGTAGagaatatatatcgttgctattatgcaaaagtgtcgtaagtccaaagcgttgctttttcagaaaacgaaaaaatagctTCCCCCATTCCATAGTAAATCTgctgtactacactttgacaatttttgatatcttggcatgtgaagcagctggagatacgatagtttaacTAAAAGAACCGGTTATtgcaagataaaataaatattgaaagaaaagcaaTTGGCCAAATTTGGaaatacgacagtttaacatatattgtaatataatttaacatatgtatgtaatataatttttctgaatcttcagattttttcaatatgttagcccactggttttaaattgatattaattatattaatattcaatttttcacccttattatttaaatttaaataaccatgTTCTTTAACCGGCATAATTCACCGCtgagaattattttctgcagaattatttccggtattTGGCGCGCCAGAACGAAGANNNNNNNNNNCCGCtgagaattattttctgcagaattatttccggtattTGGCGCGCCAGAACGAAGActtgaaatataaccccaaatgtaattggtacaactatatacatgttcaatctcatgtGGACGTCTCGTGTATAATTCTGCGTATTATATTGCCAAGACGATCATACTGAAGAGTTGCGGGCAATTACGTAAGTGGTGACAACGAAACCGGtctatgattaatctttatattttatatctctttatttgtcttgctcgcttacgttctggtgtttgttgaattttcttgagaacaatcttttcttagtggtcagatcataggtggtctacttctagcaaaatggattccacttagtggtcatccctcttatatgtatgtaatataatttttctgaatcttcaaatttttttcaatatgctaggccactggttttaaattgatattaatcatattaatattcaatttttcacccttattatttaaaaatgtcacccttgttatttaaatttatatatatatatatatatatatatatatatatataatatcagagTTTGCTACATGAGTTATTTAAAGTGGTAGAGCTCCAGAAAACACTTGCTAATGAAACCAAAAAGGCCAGGGtcttagaaaaacaaacaaacaaacaaaagaaggaagaaatgcgGTTGATGTCCCGCGATTACAGTACATTAacttgacagatagatagatagatagatagatagatagatagatagatagatagatagatagatagatagatagatagatagatagatagatacacacatatatatatatataNNNNNNNNNNNNNNNNNNNNNNNNNNNNNNNNNNNNNNNNNNNNNNNNNNNNNNNNNNNNNNNNNNNNNNNNNNNNNNNNNNNNNNNNNNNNNagagagagagagagagagagagagagagagagagagagagagagagagagattcattgtTATAATTTACCAGCTGAATAACAAATCATAATAGTATTGAAAATTTCCTGCTGCCCTAGTTATATGTAATTATTAGAGTTGTAAAAGGATTGGGTAAAATAGTTTGCGATATTCCTTCTAGCTCtccacgttttgagttcaaatctcgcgtCAATATAATCATACATCCCTCTGTATGTCATTAGATAAGGTACCAGTTCATTACTGAAGCCGATTCTTATGAGCaaattaactcttttttttttctttttttgtaatttcgTACTTTTATAACTAACATAGTTGTTCTGTCTGGCCTGAGGGGTTTGACCTGGAagggaaataaaattttaatctcTTATTTCTCATACGTGATTTATTATGCTTGAATGTCTTGGTAATCAGACAATGGAAAGCTCGAGTGAAAAACCATTGTTTGACTGTTCCTAGGGCATCAGTTGGGCTTAATCCGGACCTGCTTACCTGCTTATTACATGAATAATATAGAGATTAACAATGTAGCTTGAGATTATAGAAGTGAATGGAGGGTGTCAGCAGATAACCTTGATTGTCTTGAATATGTCAATACTTTGATTACAATAAAACATGTCTAATTTCTAAAGCCAACAGATAGGTCAGTAACAACAATCACCTTCCTTGCCAAAGTGATAAACTGATTAATGTTTTCTGTTATGGTTACATAACCTGTCCATACTTGTTATCCATACTAGTGACGTATGCAATAGCTGAGTGGTAAGGAGTTATCGATAAGGAACTTGTACTTTGCTACCGGTGTTGCATCATGACCTTTAGAAACATTGATTGCTTTtgctacttttttttgtttttaaggaaACTGAAAACTCGATGACAGGCTGTCGTCGTCGCCGTTGGTGTTCATTAGAACAGCTTTAGtctttttcttctattctaaTCCATTTAAATCAAGAATGTTTACAGGTTTATTAAACTGATCCCATTCTGAACCAGTACATTCTTCTACTCTATTTTAACGACCTCGGAAGTTTGAAAGGAAAAGTTGTCTTCGACGAAATTAAAACTCAGAGTATAAAGGGTTGTtactatcaggctgagtaaaaagtaagcaacgttttgaaacaggaaattcatcacaatatatttcaataatgcaaaaaattttattcatcaaattaagtaccattacaatcaacacatttttgccaacgagttacgagtttgtttattccggtaacatagaAATCTGGAATTCtggaactctttgaacgcactttcagcaacGGTTTGATTTTTTAACTCCTCTCGCAGAAAACCATCaaagtgcttgaaaaagtggtagtcggttggagaaaggtctggggaagaacttcgtagccaagttccctcagcttctggagcgtcattagtgaaacgtgtggtcgagcattgtcatgaagaatgattggacctcatctgttgaccagtctggaacGCAGCAGTAatagtttttcgttcatttttggcaatttcatagcaatatgtttctgcaataatgttttttccgggttttaagaagttatagtggatgagtccagcaatCCACCACCAAACAGTCGCCATaatcttctttttgaagagctcgggtttagggaaggttttcggtgcttcattttggtccaaccactgcgaagaacgtattttcattattgtacagaatccgcttttcatcgcaagttacaatacggtcgagaaatggatcggtctggttacagagaaaaagcgacaagcaaatttcatatctgtgcattttctgattttcattcaac
This genomic interval from Octopus bimaculoides isolate UCB-OBI-ISO-001 chromosome 4, ASM119413v2, whole genome shotgun sequence contains the following:
- the LOC106875128 gene encoding uncharacterized protein LOC106875128 encodes the protein MNTRATALLLCFFILNAMVTFNSGVSAVPSQMKGKQNTFAASENNMEQQTPRSVISSAADAMNRRDFDYYSTTSFYGYPDGKRGFFECRPAGNRCSFLQRCCGALRCDREKFFHFFGRCY